In Cyanobium sp. AMD-g, one genomic interval encodes:
- a CDS encoding EAL domain-containing protein — MPSTSNAALKPLPPADERNDRKGRLLVVGVVAVGLLGTTLLTWGSYTQWRREHANRETSAADLVYAALQRKLANSESLVRGLAGLERASEEVTLAELQRFVSAVEGGGPELEGIGTLGYATAASGRATIRLIAPLNPGNRRLLGSDLGSMLQNSDQVLRQDGISQEGWLFSGRPGPGEPAFLVQVLPIGGSNDAAGAGTAPPSTWAFATLPLRDFLLAALNHPLMRLKEEVDLQLYSGHRADPRQLLYDSRNRPGGEVLPHAQSRSFETGGQHWLLLVQVPLQMSGPWLPTWAVVLLLGLTSSVLAGLLSQQFLRGSRALEREEQRLGAMRRNWEASLEWFHLFRKAFSLLQEGVVITDRTGSILTCNEAYSAVTGYELEELVGHNPRMMHSDYQSKAFYAALWEQLLASDRWAGEIWNRRSNGEIYPAWMQMGVVRDASGAPSHFVTAMADLTRLREKDRQLEHLAYHDTLTRLPNLQLAELRLGQLCQQTQPLVVIWVELDGVKRIEESFGQAKGDQLLQVVVERLHRFVGLTDVIAQVGRSEFLIVHSLDPADPTGLQMAGRILAGVGDPMGPGQTLELALSAWAGVSCFPEDSREPETLLLFASTALGQARRRGAQTILRYSAEMTVRSRHRLAIEAHLQRAIEAGQLELMYQPQVDGQGGLLGAEALLRWNSPKFGPVSPLEFLPIAETSDLIHRIGAWVLEDACRQWQAWVQAGFTPGRLAVNLSNRQFQDPKQTVPHLVAACLARTGLGPERLELEITESCLMPAIGTREQLLELEGMGVELAIDDFGTGFSSLSTIHRYPIHKLKIDRSFVDGVDTNPNSQSIVRATLAMARGLGVNTLAEGVERPEELDFLLRCGCPAFQGYLFSRPLTPIQFEALLQKGTTTVPVSGAEPAGVPLP; from the coding sequence TTGCCTTCCACGTCAAACGCCGCCCTCAAGCCCCTGCCCCCTGCCGACGAACGCAACGACCGGAAGGGGCGTCTTCTGGTCGTTGGTGTGGTGGCGGTCGGACTTCTCGGCACCACCCTGCTGACATGGGGCAGCTACACCCAGTGGAGACGGGAGCATGCCAACCGCGAGACGTCTGCGGCCGATCTGGTCTATGCCGCCCTGCAGCGGAAACTGGCCAACTCGGAATCCTTGGTGCGGGGTCTCGCCGGTCTGGAGCGGGCTTCTGAGGAGGTCACGCTGGCCGAGCTGCAGCGGTTCGTCAGTGCCGTGGAGGGCGGTGGGCCGGAACTGGAGGGCATCGGCACCCTGGGCTACGCCACGGCCGCATCCGGCAGGGCCACGATCCGCCTGATTGCACCGCTGAATCCAGGCAACCGCCGGTTGCTGGGCAGCGATCTGGGCAGCATGCTCCAGAACTCCGACCAGGTCCTGAGGCAGGACGGCATCTCGCAGGAAGGCTGGCTGTTCAGCGGACGTCCCGGCCCGGGGGAACCAGCCTTTCTGGTGCAGGTCCTTCCCATCGGCGGCAGCAACGACGCAGCAGGTGCGGGAACGGCGCCACCGTCAACCTGGGCCTTCGCCACCCTGCCGCTGCGGGATTTTCTGCTGGCGGCCCTGAACCACCCGTTGATGCGGCTGAAAGAGGAGGTGGACCTGCAGTTGTACAGCGGCCACCGTGCCGATCCCCGCCAGCTCCTTTACGACTCCCGCAACCGTCCAGGGGGCGAGGTTCTGCCCCATGCGCAGTCGCGGTCCTTCGAAACCGGTGGCCAGCACTGGCTGTTACTGGTGCAGGTGCCCCTGCAGATGTCCGGCCCCTGGCTGCCCACCTGGGCAGTGGTGCTGCTGCTCGGGCTGACGAGCAGCGTTCTGGCCGGCCTGCTGAGCCAACAGTTTCTGCGAGGGAGTCGAGCGCTTGAGCGGGAGGAGCAGCGCCTGGGCGCGATGCGGCGCAACTGGGAGGCCAGCCTCGAATGGTTCCACCTCTTTCGCAAGGCCTTTTCGCTGCTCCAGGAAGGCGTGGTGATCACCGACAGAACGGGATCGATCCTGACCTGCAACGAGGCCTATTCCGCCGTCACCGGCTACGAGCTGGAGGAGCTGGTGGGCCACAACCCCCGCATGATGCACTCCGACTACCAGTCCAAGGCGTTCTATGCGGCGCTCTGGGAACAGCTGCTCGCCAGCGACCGTTGGGCGGGAGAGATCTGGAACCGCCGCTCCAATGGGGAGATTTACCCCGCCTGGATGCAGATGGGGGTGGTGCGGGACGCCTCCGGCGCCCCCAGCCACTTCGTCACGGCAATGGCCGACCTGACGCGACTGCGGGAGAAGGATCGGCAACTGGAGCACCTGGCCTATCACGACACCCTCACCAGGCTGCCCAACCTGCAGCTGGCCGAGCTGCGGCTGGGCCAGTTGTGCCAACAGACGCAACCGCTGGTGGTGATCTGGGTCGAATTGGACGGCGTCAAGCGGATCGAGGAAAGCTTCGGCCAGGCCAAGGGGGATCAGTTGCTGCAGGTGGTCGTCGAACGCTTGCACCGCTTCGTGGGGCTCACGGATGTCATCGCCCAGGTCGGCAGAAGTGAGTTCCTGATCGTGCATTCCCTGGATCCGGCCGATCCCACGGGTCTGCAGATGGCAGGCAGGATTCTGGCTGGAGTGGGCGATCCGATGGGCCCGGGGCAGACGCTGGAACTGGCTCTTTCGGCCTGGGCGGGCGTGAGCTGCTTCCCCGAGGACTCCAGGGAGCCGGAAACCCTGCTGTTGTTCGCCTCCACGGCCCTGGGACAGGCCCGACGCCGTGGAGCGCAGACGATCCTGCGGTATTCCGCCGAGATGACGGTCCGCAGCCGCCACCGTCTGGCGATCGAAGCCCACCTGCAGCGGGCGATCGAAGCGGGCCAGCTCGAACTGATGTACCAGCCGCAGGTGGATGGCCAGGGGGGGCTGCTGGGGGCCGAGGCCCTGCTGCGTTGGAACAGTCCGAAGTTCGGTCCTGTTTCACCGCTGGAGTTCCTCCCGATCGCGGAAACCAGCGACCTGATCCACCGGATCGGCGCCTGGGTCCTGGAGGACGCCTGCCGCCAGTGGCAGGCGTGGGTGCAGGCTGGATTCACCCCTGGTCGGCTAGCGGTGAACCTCTCCAACCGACAATTCCAGGACCCGAAGCAGACCGTGCCCCACCTGGTGGCGGCGTGCCTGGCCCGCACGGGCCTTGGCCCCGAACGGCTGGAACTGGAGATCACCGAGAGTTGCCTGATGCCGGCCATTGGCACCCGCGAACAGCTTCTGGAACTGGAGGGGATGGGGGTGGAGCTGGCGATCGACGACTTCGGCACCGGTTTCTCTTCCCTCAGCACCATCCACAGGTATCCGATCCACAAGTTGAAAATCGATCGCTCCTTTGTCGATGGTGTCGACACCAACCCCAACTCCCAGTCGATCGTGCGCGCCACCCTGGCGATGGCCCGGGGACTGGGGGTGAACACCCTGGCCGAGGGGGTGGAGCGCCCCGAGGAGCTGGACTTCCTGCTCCGCTGCGGCTGCCCGGCCTTCCAGGGCTACCTGTTCAGCCGCCCCCTGACTCCCATCCAGTTCGAAGCCCTGCTCCAGAAGGGAACGACCACAGTCCCGGTGAGCGGCGCTGAGCCTGCCGGGGTGCCCCTGCCATGA
- a CDS encoding GGDEF domain-containing protein, whose amino-acid sequence MSSPNGTMGLHRGLLLSLLAGLAFLGNACPVPLCFSIQILLGSIASTLALLWLRGWWNVAIAVLASLYTWTLWGHPWAIVIFSAEALWLALFVNRFSGPPANDLNGRIILADAVFWLLVGTPLVFFFYGSVLTIDPANVGVVVAKQAVNGVANTVLAFLLFMLLQVWRQRHQQGLLLPLRGLVFSVVLASVVVPSLVVTLLSSSQLQRASLQGVLENLQTVAESAARIDPLQLGEATRGLPASIGSAAFQLIDREGNRISSNPRLFQRLETHFLPTPPPDIVVSGLQILVPRERRPALKVWVNGYWTTTITSPRYLVQVVQPAAPVVLKLQQQNTSLLTTVLWVMLLGLLLSEISARAILRQFQILPRPVLDDTEGPVLSASQEHEAPVFSTSIIEVQELASRLQEQNRKVLRLSQEFSAASDSLKRSIEREKQIMTTDPLTGAHNPSELQTRLAQVCTRAIACSVPLSCLAFSVQGLRPINTVQGRQKGDEILHMLIARVKQLLHVNDELFRIGGSKFLLLLWDHPLESARITAEQIRKIVSETDEPMDDVSSQQLAMSAGVSQLDSSDASGLEMLSRVEQALNQSRELGTNQVVVR is encoded by the coding sequence ATGAGCTCCCCCAACGGCACCATGGGCCTGCACAGAGGTCTGCTGCTGTCCCTGCTGGCCGGGCTGGCCTTCCTTGGGAACGCCTGCCCGGTACCTTTGTGTTTCAGCATCCAGATCCTGCTCGGGTCGATCGCCTCCACCCTTGCCCTGCTCTGGCTGCGGGGCTGGTGGAACGTGGCGATTGCCGTCCTGGCGAGCCTCTACACCTGGACGCTCTGGGGCCATCCCTGGGCCATCGTGATCTTCAGCGCCGAAGCCCTCTGGCTGGCGCTGTTCGTCAATCGCTTCAGCGGCCCGCCCGCGAACGATCTCAACGGCCGGATCATCCTGGCCGATGCCGTCTTCTGGCTCCTGGTGGGGACACCCCTGGTGTTCTTCTTCTACGGCTCGGTGCTGACCATCGATCCGGCCAATGTGGGCGTGGTGGTCGCCAAGCAGGCGGTCAACGGCGTAGCCAACACGGTGCTGGCCTTCCTGCTGTTCATGCTGCTGCAGGTGTGGCGCCAAAGACACCAGCAGGGGCTGCTGCTGCCCCTGCGGGGCCTGGTTTTTTCCGTGGTGCTGGCCTCGGTCGTCGTGCCTTCGCTCGTCGTTACCCTGCTCTCGTCCAGCCAACTGCAACGGGCCAGCCTGCAGGGGGTGCTCGAAAACCTGCAGACGGTCGCCGAATCCGCCGCCCGGATCGATCCGCTTCAACTCGGCGAGGCCACCCGGGGACTGCCGGCCAGCATCGGCTCGGCGGCCTTCCAGCTCATCGACCGCGAGGGCAACCGGATCAGTTCCAACCCCAGGTTGTTCCAGCGGCTGGAGACCCATTTCCTACCCACCCCGCCGCCGGACATCGTGGTGAGTGGGTTGCAGATTCTGGTTCCCAGGGAGCGGCGTCCTGCCCTCAAGGTCTGGGTCAATGGCTATTGGACCACCACCATCACCTCCCCCCGCTACCTGGTGCAGGTGGTGCAACCCGCCGCCCCGGTGGTGCTGAAACTGCAGCAGCAAAACACCAGCCTGCTGACCACGGTGCTCTGGGTGATGCTGCTGGGACTGCTGCTCAGCGAAATCTCGGCCAGGGCGATTCTGCGGCAGTTTCAGATCCTGCCCAGACCCGTTCTCGATGACACCGAGGGACCCGTTCTCTCCGCCAGCCAGGAGCACGAGGCCCCTGTATTCAGCACCAGCATCATCGAAGTCCAGGAACTGGCGAGCCGCCTCCAGGAACAAAACAGAAAAGTGCTGCGCCTGAGCCAGGAGTTCAGTGCCGCCAGCGACAGTCTCAAGCGGAGCATCGAGCGGGAGAAGCAAATCATGACCACCGATCCCCTCACAGGAGCCCACAACCCCTCGGAACTGCAAACCAGGCTGGCGCAGGTGTGCACCAGGGCGATTGCCTGCTCTGTGCCCCTAAGCTGCTTGGCCTTTTCCGTGCAAGGGCTGCGGCCGATCAACACCGTGCAGGGAAGGCAGAAAGGGGATGAAATCCTGCACATGCTGATCGCCAGGGTGAAGCAGCTTCTGCACGTCAACGACGAACTGTTCCGCATCGGCGGCAGTAAATTCCTGTTGCTGCTCTGGGACCATCCCCTCGAATCGGCCCGCATCACAGCGGAACAGATCCGCAAGATTGTCAGTGAAACTGACGAGCCAATGGACGACGTCTCCTCCCAACAACTGGCGATGAGCGCCGGGGTGAGCCAGCTGGACTCCTCGGACGCCAGCGGCCTGGAAATGCTCTCAAGGGTGGAGCAGGCCCTGAACCAATCCCGCGAGCTGGGGACCAATCAGGTGGTGGTGCGCTGA
- a CDS encoding NAD(P)H-dependent oxidoreductase subunit E produces the protein MTPPTAASADPTAASADPRIAQVIRRHGARPDALIEVLHQVQELHGYLAPASLRQVATGMGLPLSRVHGVASFYHLFRLEPPTAHRCAVCLGTACYVKGGTQVAARIEQRLGVRLDDPSGDGVWALQHVSCLGACGQAPVLVVDGELITRLPVDQGEALDARLAAAGLPQRTTT, from the coding sequence ATGACCCCCCCGACCGCCGCCAGCGCCGACCCGACCGCCGCCAGCGCCGACCCGCGCATCGCCCAGGTGATCCGTCGCCACGGCGCCCGCCCCGACGCCCTGATTGAGGTGCTGCATCAGGTGCAGGAGTTGCACGGCTATCTGGCTCCGGCGTCCCTGCGGCAGGTGGCCACCGGGATGGGCCTGCCGCTGAGCCGTGTCCACGGCGTGGCCAGCTTCTACCACCTGTTCCGGCTGGAGCCCCCCACGGCCCATCGCTGTGCCGTCTGCCTCGGCACCGCCTGCTACGTGAAGGGAGGGACGCAGGTGGCGGCCCGCATCGAGCAGCGGCTGGGGGTGCGCCTCGACGATCCGTCCGGGGATGGTGTCTGGGCCCTGCAGCACGTCAGCTGCCTGGGGGCCTGCGGCCAGGCGCCGGTGCTGGTGGTGGATGGGGAACTGATCACACGCCTGCCGGTGGACCAGGGCGAGGCGCTGGACGCCCGGCTGGCGGCCGCCGGCCTGCCTCAGCGCACCACCACCTGA
- a CDS encoding bifunctional diguanylate cyclase/phosphodiesterase, with the protein MVGFFLVDLALTRTLGITPFQYYWIPVVLAASFATPRQVGWFTSVAIVLTVVWSLQAPQATTLELMLRLAVLVGMAWVSMHLARELQAKERGNRELKKHYQLLAENAPDVVLSSDRDGRIAWVSPSVRQLLGHDARQLQGQTIDTLVLEGDRGRLDEAIGRVLQGSNSGCELRFRTADAGSRWVGMALRPVLDSGGEVLGVVGSWRDIQGEVEARQAEERTKAALAASEERLRLTLENASTGIALLDASGHFLSINPTGRSLLDRDGAGLEGLTWQAFSPAADQASEAPLMQELVSGQRSCYRLRKRIQQRGVGPIWVDCSVSCSRHADGTTAFVIAQFNDVTEMVQAEAALATSEERYRLLAENSSDVVLLIKDELISWISPSLTCMLGWQPGDWIGHPLSRFIPADEQPALERDLHALAAGRTVVSRLQALAHDHSQRWVELHASPYRDLDGRLNGIVGSFRTVDQEVAAERELARRACTDELTGLVNRHEALEQITAIAGRVVRQGHATAVLFCDLDNFKEINDTFGHLPGDELLRVVATRIRLGLRSGDMAARIGGDELMVVLQGVRSLGDAMAIAEKLRRAVAEPISTSAGFLSITLSIGVTMVEPGEDSDQIISRADRAMYRAKQTGRNQVLAFSDQNDTFEGRSASWQPAL; encoded by the coding sequence GTGGTCGGCTTTTTTCTTGTGGATCTGGCCCTCACAAGAACCCTGGGCATCACCCCCTTTCAGTACTACTGGATCCCCGTGGTGCTGGCGGCATCCTTCGCCACGCCCCGCCAGGTGGGCTGGTTCACGAGTGTGGCGATCGTTCTGACCGTCGTCTGGTCGCTTCAGGCTCCCCAGGCCACAACGCTGGAGCTGATGCTGCGGTTGGCCGTGCTGGTCGGGATGGCCTGGGTGTCGATGCATCTGGCCCGTGAACTGCAGGCCAAGGAACGCGGCAACCGGGAGCTCAAGAAGCACTACCAGCTGCTGGCCGAAAACGCCCCGGATGTGGTCCTCAGCAGCGACCGGGACGGGCGGATCGCCTGGGTCTCCCCATCGGTGCGGCAGCTGCTGGGCCATGACGCCCGCCAACTCCAGGGCCAGACCATCGACACCCTGGTGCTGGAGGGGGACCGGGGCCGGCTGGATGAGGCCATCGGCCGTGTCCTTCAGGGGAGCAACAGCGGCTGCGAGCTGCGCTTCCGCACCGCCGACGCTGGCAGCCGCTGGGTCGGCATGGCCCTGCGGCCTGTCCTCGACAGCGGTGGAGAGGTGCTGGGCGTGGTCGGCAGCTGGCGCGACATCCAGGGGGAGGTGGAGGCACGCCAGGCCGAGGAGCGCACCAAGGCGGCCCTGGCGGCCTCGGAGGAGCGGCTGCGCCTCACGCTGGAGAACGCTTCGACCGGCATCGCCCTGCTGGACGCCAGCGGCCATTTCCTCTCCATCAACCCCACCGGCCGCAGCCTGCTCGACCGCGACGGCGCTGGACTGGAGGGCCTCACCTGGCAGGCGTTCTCACCGGCCGCCGACCAGGCCAGCGAAGCACCACTGATGCAGGAACTGGTCAGCGGCCAGCGCTCCTGCTATCGCTTGCGCAAGCGCATCCAGCAGAGGGGCGTGGGCCCCATCTGGGTCGATTGCAGTGTGTCCTGCTCGCGCCATGCCGATGGCACCACGGCCTTCGTGATCGCCCAGTTCAACGACGTCACCGAGATGGTTCAGGCGGAAGCGGCCCTGGCCACCTCGGAGGAGCGCTACCGGCTGCTGGCGGAGAACTCCAGCGATGTGGTGCTGCTGATCAAGGACGAGCTGATCAGCTGGATCTCCCCGTCGCTCACCTGCATGCTGGGTTGGCAGCCGGGAGACTGGATCGGCCATCCCCTCAGCCGGTTCATCCCCGCCGACGAGCAACCGGCCCTGGAGCGCGATCTGCACGCCCTCGCCGCCGGCCGGACGGTGGTCAGCAGGCTGCAGGCCCTGGCCCACGACCACAGCCAACGCTGGGTCGAACTGCATGCCAGTCCCTACAGAGATCTGGATGGCCGCCTCAATGGCATCGTCGGATCCTTCCGGACGGTGGATCAGGAGGTGGCCGCCGAAAGGGAGCTGGCCCGCCGTGCCTGCACCGACGAACTCACCGGGCTGGTGAACCGCCACGAGGCATTGGAGCAGATCACCGCCATCGCCGGCCGTGTGGTGCGCCAGGGCCATGCCACCGCCGTGTTGTTCTGCGATCTCGATAACTTCAAGGAGATCAACGACACCTTCGGTCACCTGCCTGGAGACGAACTGCTCAGGGTCGTGGCCACGAGAATCCGCCTGGGCCTGCGCAGCGGCGACATGGCCGCCCGCATCGGTGGCGATGAGTTGATGGTGGTGCTGCAGGGGGTGCGCAGCCTGGGCGACGCGATGGCCATCGCCGAAAAGCTGCGTCGGGCCGTGGCCGAACCGATCTCCACCAGTGCGGGCTTCCTGTCGATCACCCTGAGCATCGGCGTCACCATGGTCGAACCTGGCGAAGACTCCGACCAGATCATCTCCAGGGCCGACCGTGCCATGTACCGGGCCAAACAGACCGGGCGCAACCAGGTGCTGGCCTTCAGCGACCAGAATGATACGTTCGAAGGTCGGAGTGCCAGCTGGCAGCCCGCGCTCTGA
- a CDS encoding VOC family protein has product MEIIGIDHVVLRCRDLKRMERFYADVLGCVVTRRNDALGLIHLKAGSGLIDLADVNGELGRRGGAGPGTEGHNLDHVCLRIEPFDEGALRVHLRRHGLEAGPLHHSYGAEGVGPALYLEDPEGNSIELKGPPQD; this is encoded by the coding sequence ATGGAGATCATCGGCATTGACCATGTGGTCCTGCGCTGCAGGGATCTGAAACGCATGGAGCGCTTCTACGCCGACGTGCTGGGCTGCGTCGTGACACGACGCAACGACGCCCTGGGACTGATCCACCTGAAGGCAGGCAGCGGTCTGATCGATCTGGCGGACGTCAACGGGGAACTGGGTCGCCGGGGTGGTGCGGGGCCGGGGACGGAAGGCCACAACCTCGATCACGTTTGCCTGCGGATCGAGCCCTTCGACGAAGGGGCCCTGCGGGTCCATCTCCGCCGGCATGGCCTCGAGGCCGGTCCCCTCCATCATTCCTACGGCGCCGAAGGCGTTGGCCCCGCCCTCTACCTGGAGGATCCGGAGGGGAACAGCATCGAACTCAAGGGGCCACCCCAAGACTGA
- a CDS encoding DJ-1/PfpI family protein → MLFPGVEELDAIGPWEMAALWARQSGGPEQCLMIGQGEGPITCAKGLVLLPQASFATAPPLDVLLVPGGLGTRTEVNNAALITFIRQQAACCRAVLSVCTGAFLLHAAGLLSGKRATTHWASLERLRALGDVEVVEERFTRDGAIWTAAGISSGIDLTLQFIAETAGEEVAAQVQLEAEYFPSTKIYGAAASCGKGAAYFQTS, encoded by the coding sequence TTGCTGTTCCCAGGGGTGGAGGAACTCGACGCCATCGGACCCTGGGAGATGGCCGCCCTGTGGGCGCGCCAGAGCGGCGGTCCCGAACAGTGCCTGATGATCGGCCAGGGCGAGGGTCCGATCACCTGCGCCAAGGGCCTGGTGCTGCTGCCCCAGGCCAGCTTCGCCACGGCTCCGCCCCTGGATGTGCTGCTGGTGCCGGGTGGCCTGGGCACCCGTACCGAGGTCAACAATGCTGCGTTGATCACCTTCATCCGGCAACAGGCGGCCTGTTGCCGGGCGGTGCTGTCGGTCTGCACCGGAGCGTTCCTGCTGCATGCCGCCGGCCTGCTCAGCGGCAAGCGGGCCACCACCCACTGGGCCTCCCTGGAGCGCCTGCGGGCCCTCGGCGATGTGGAGGTGGTGGAAGAGCGCTTCACCCGGGACGGGGCGATCTGGACGGCGGCCGGCATCTCGTCGGGCATCGATCTCACCCTGCAATTCATTGCTGAAACGGCAGGCGAAGAGGTGGCCGCTCAAGTGCAGCTCGAAGCCGAATATTTCCCTTCGACGAAGATCTATGGGGCTGCCGCCAGCTGCGGCAAAGGGGCAGCTTACTTCCAGACATCGTGA
- a CDS encoding glutaredoxin family protein encodes MGTTTTAHRGWWQRLLALALALAALLSLVPPAAAAAAGELQVFVREGCPHCAAAKAFLSELQRQRPAVRVRLRDVGSDPQARDDLLRLSRQAGVQAPGVPTFVYAGRVLVGFDDAGGRGRDLLALVEAPSPDNPGEDAARAGELSLGPLGRISVAALGLPLFTLVLGLLDGFNPCAMWVLLFLLSLLVHWRNRRRMALVAGTFVLVSGAVYYAFMAAWLNVFLLLGWSTWLRLVLAGLAITVGVVNVLDSRRQGSGFSLSIPAEAKPGLYARLRNVVQSRSLLPALVAVAALAVVVNAVELLCTAGLPAVYTAVLSQQNLSASAHYAYLGLYILGYIADDSLMVAAAVLALSSQKLTEAGGRWLKLISGGVMLALGVALLLRPGWLM; translated from the coding sequence ATGGGGACCACCACGACAGCGCACCGAGGGTGGTGGCAAAGGCTGCTGGCCCTGGCCCTGGCCCTGGCGGCCCTGCTCAGCCTGGTGCCGCCCGCCGCCGCCGCTGCCGCCGGGGAACTGCAGGTGTTCGTGCGCGAGGGCTGTCCCCACTGCGCTGCCGCCAAGGCCTTCCTGAGCGAACTGCAGCGGCAGCGGCCGGCCGTGCGGGTGCGCCTGCGCGACGTGGGCAGCGATCCCCAGGCCCGCGACGACCTGCTGCGCCTCTCACGACAGGCGGGCGTGCAGGCCCCCGGCGTGCCCACTTTCGTGTATGCCGGCCGGGTGCTGGTGGGCTTCGATGACGCTGGGGGTCGCGGGCGGGACTTGCTTGCTCTGGTTGAAGCGCCGAGCCCAGACAACCCAGGCGAAGACGCGGCCAGGGCCGGTGAGCTCAGCCTCGGTCCCCTGGGCCGGATCAGCGTCGCCGCCCTCGGCCTGCCCCTGTTCACCCTGGTGCTGGGCCTGCTGGACGGCTTCAATCCCTGTGCGATGTGGGTGCTGCTGTTCCTGCTGTCGCTGCTGGTGCACTGGCGCAACCGTCGCCGCATGGCCCTGGTGGCAGGCACGTTCGTGCTGGTCAGCGGGGCGGTGTATTACGCCTTCATGGCCGCCTGGCTGAACGTGTTCCTGCTGCTGGGCTGGTCCACCTGGCTGCGGCTGGTGCTGGCCGGCCTGGCGATCACCGTGGGGGTGGTCAACGTGCTGGACAGCCGGCGCCAGGGCAGCGGCTTCAGCCTCTCGATTCCGGCAGAGGCCAAGCCAGGCCTCTACGCCCGCCTGCGCAACGTTGTCCAGTCCCGCTCTCTGTTGCCGGCCCTGGTGGCGGTGGCGGCCCTGGCCGTGGTGGTGAATGCCGTGGAACTGCTCTGCACCGCCGGCCTGCCGGCGGTCTACACGGCGGTGCTCAGCCAGCAGAATCTGTCGGCCTCAGCCCACTACGCCTACCTGGGGCTCTACATCCTGGGATACATCGCCGACGACAGCCTGATGGTGGCCGCCGCCGTGCTGGCCCTGAGCAGTCAGAAGCTCACCGAAGCCGGCGGCCGCTGGCTGAAGCTCATCAGTGGCGGGGTGATGCTGGCGCTGGGTGTGGCGTTGCTGCTGCGCCCGGGATGGCTGATGTGA
- a CDS encoding MTH1187 family thiamine-binding protein yields the protein MKVIVDLCVVPIGVGVSLASYVAACERVLQQAGLTIRLHPNGTAIEGEWGPVMAAIESCHAAVHAMGCPRIFTTVTINTRTDRDQSLDDKLASVQALLG from the coding sequence ATGAAGGTGATCGTTGATCTCTGCGTGGTGCCGATCGGTGTGGGGGTGAGCCTGGCCTCCTACGTGGCCGCCTGCGAACGGGTGCTGCAGCAGGCCGGTCTGACGATCCGGCTGCATCCCAACGGCACCGCCATCGAGGGGGAGTGGGGGCCGGTGATGGCGGCGATTGAGTCCTGCCATGCCGCCGTCCATGCCATGGGCTGCCCGCGGATCTTCACCACCGTGACGATCAACACCCGCACCGACCGCGACCAGAGCCTCGACGACAAGCTGGCCAGCGTGCAGGCGCTGCTGGGGTGA
- a CDS encoding type II toxin-antitoxin system VapC family toxin, whose protein sequence is MAEVDWGSIIGRAADGPPADTRTLAAAAATPWPATRGATHATALMRRILIDSGLLLSHYPQQEPLHQAVVAFFDQTAAQLITSPICIDEVLWLLGDPGDPRVVERNERYADLPDDFADLTLAALSERLDVAEILSLDSDFDVYRHFSREPFCRVSIP, encoded by the coding sequence ATGGCGGAAGTGGACTGGGGGTCGATCATCGGACGGGCGGCGGACGGGCCGCCAGCTGATACGCGAACGCTGGCAGCAGCGGCGGCAACTCCTTGGCCAGCGACTCGCGGAGCGACGCACGCAACGGCGCTGATGCGGCGGATCCTGATCGATTCGGGCCTCTTGCTCAGCCACTACCCACAACAGGAGCCCCTGCATCAAGCGGTTGTGGCCTTCTTTGATCAGACCGCCGCGCAGCTGATCACGTCACCGATCTGCATCGACGAAGTGCTCTGGCTGCTCGGTGATCCAGGCGATCCCCGCGTCGTGGAACGCAACGAGCGCTATGCCGATCTGCCAGACGATTTCGCCGATCTCACCTTGGCGGCACTCTCGGAGCGGCTGGATGTTGCCGAGATTCTGAGTCTGGACAGCGACTTTGATGTCTACAGGCATTTCAGCCGAGAACCTTTCTGCCGCGTTTCGATCCCATGA
- a CDS encoding DUF2459 domain-containing protein: MLALLLELLGRPMLQAIARPEPRAHLAPLPLPPPGSYTVLVADWGHHTSIVVQQPPGWRLGPPGAEAAPFVEVAWGDRRYFHGADRSPQTLFAALFLPTESVLLLAGHPDPPRLEGTVAVRQRRVEAPTLQALLTALERSAQRTPAGERLPPLPWRPGHGGRFVLAHGTYLWTRNCNWWTVQRLREAGLATDPTGVVVAAQVPGRLRGFRPVARPPG, encoded by the coding sequence ATGCTTGCGCTCCTGCTGGAGCTGCTGGGCCGGCCGATGCTGCAGGCCATCGCGCGACCCGAGCCCCGCGCCCACCTGGCGCCGCTGCCGTTGCCCCCTCCGGGGTCCTACACCGTGCTGGTGGCGGATTGGGGTCACCACACCTCGATCGTGGTGCAGCAGCCACCAGGCTGGCGCCTCGGTCCCCCGGGGGCGGAGGCGGCCCCGTTCGTGGAAGTCGCCTGGGGCGACCGGCGTTACTTCCATGGCGCCGACCGCAGCCCCCAGACCCTGTTCGCGGCCCTGTTTCTGCCCACTGAATCGGTGCTGCTCCTCGCCGGCCACCCCGATCCACCGCGGCTGGAGGGAACGGTCGCCGTGCGGCAGCGTCGGGTGGAGGCCCCCACCCTGCAGGCCCTGCTCACCGCTCTGGAACGCTCGGCCCAGCGCACCCCCGCCGGCGAGCGACTGCCCCCCCTGCCATGGCGGCCCGGCCACGGGGGCCGTTTTGTCCTTGCCCACGGCACCTATCTGTGGACCCGCAACTGCAACTGGTGGACCGTGCAGCGGCTGCGGGAGGCCGGACTCGCCACCGACCCGACAGGGGTGGTGGTCGCCGCCCAGGTACCCGGGCGTTTGCGTGGCTTCCGGCCCGTGGCCAGGCCCCCAGGCTGA